The Salvelinus sp. IW2-2015 linkage group LG31, ASM291031v2, whole genome shotgun sequence genome window below encodes:
- the abrab gene encoding LOW QUALITY PROTEIN: actin binding Rho activating protein b (The sequence of the model RefSeq protein was modified relative to this genomic sequence to represent the inferred CDS: inserted 4 bases in 2 codons; deleted 3 bases in 2 codons; substituted 2 bases at 2 genomic stop codons): MVSNLTRSWQKWVSEIKDKLAKEPISWAPDPLRELWNEPPKTPSTTKLGTWQKKVCPCQDPTAGHNIPTAQNNTSATKQESRGNSPPSQSEGKIKTPLVPIRESRIKTKQVVKTVTSGVQERSVETTFLTELICMXAPPPEEEIDRTLSKRGSLALHRKCSKVSRLTLSWKQEKEXRSGMXRQFGDGHACSVDTEESGYSEAQKRTLEAEGGQDKPGQTDXDNSKPGQMDSTEPGQTENNETPGPGTDGKTRVTFRELFDRYVRVSDKVVGILLRAKRHGKVAFDGEMLWQGQDDGVIM, translated from the exons ATGGTGTCCAACCTTACCCGGAGCTGGCAGAAGTGGGTGTCCGAGATCAAAGACAAGCTGGCCAAGGAGCCTATCAGCTGGGCTCCTGACCCCCTAAGAGAGCTTTGGAACGAACCACCAAAGACACCAAGCACCACTAAATTAGGAACCTGGCAGAAGAAGGTTTGTCCCTGTCAGGATCCCACTGCTGGCCACAACATACCTACTGCTCAGAACAACACTTCAGCTACCAAGCAGGAGTCTCGAGGCAATTCTCCTCCTTCCCAATCGGAGGGTAAAATAAAGACCCCTCTAGTGCCT ATACGGGAGTCCCGGATCAAGACCAAGCAGGTGGTGAAGACTGTGACCAGCGGTGTTCAGGAGAGGAGTGTGGAAACTACATTTCTGACCGAGCTAATTTGTATGTAGGCTCCACCGCCAGAGGAGGAGATAGACAGGACACTGAGCAAGAGGGGGTCGCTCGCACTCCACAGAAAGTGCTCCAAAGTGTCGAGACTGACCCTCAGCTGGaagcaggagaagga aaggagcggAATGTAACGACAATTTGGAGATGGGCACGCCTGTAGCGTGGACACAGAGGAAAGTGGGTACTCTGAGGCACAGAAAAGGACCCTTGAGGCGGAGGGCGGCCAAGATAaacctggacagacaga agacaactctaAACCTGGACAGATGGACAGCACTGAACCTGGGCAGACAGAGAACAATGAAACTCCTGGACC CGGCACTGACGGGAAGACCCGCGTCACTTTCAGAGAACTGTTTGATAGATACGTACGCGTCTCTGACAAGGTGGTGGGGATTCTTCTGAGAGCCAAGAGGCATGGGAAGGTGGCATTCGACGGGGAGATGCTGTGGCAAGGGCAGGATGATGGTGTTATCATGTGA